A stretch of the Clavibacter sp. B3I6 genome encodes the following:
- a CDS encoding acyltransferase family protein: MSHRSARPLADTTTPTPVVGPRREPTRHPGLDALRAVALTAVILFHVAPTAVPGGYAGVDVFFVISGFLITDLMLREHEASGTVRLGMFAARRARRLIPAAMVLVLVATSCAVVLGGDVLVGLPAQLLGMALFVTNWQMLLGGVDYFHHAGSGLFDNFWSLAIEEQFYVVWPLVLVLLVLAGRTVRAGCLWAAGALAAAVPLVLSSMGMPDAAYLATPSHAFGLLAGAALAASLRQRQRQILPAAGAARARCAWVVTGCISLVGFGWLVVSPVAAEPSARAAVTVLGAALGSTMVLVCVRSGGRLLAHVDEGPLGWVGRRSYGLYLWHLPMVVLAASAVRGGDAWQAATGTLAAIVVSVVAAAASYRWVELPVMRRGFRLTLQRPAVAMLAVVLVIGLGASTAAAVHADPGRTEAQRLVEEGSAGLGPRGHGGTTTPTTPGPGGGVQLAPRPSPVVTPQADAPATEAPTAQPDLPSGGVDGASVVAVGDSVMLASGAALQQAFPGIAIDAAVSRQLPHAAALIRRLLADRPAARVVIIALGTNGVGTSSDLAEAIDAAGTREVVLVDVAGPMSWTSSVNEMVHDAARDRPNVRVAGWRAEAMAHPGLLARDGIHPGRRAADLYASAIGRAIDSFR; encoded by the coding sequence ATGTCACATCGATCCGCCCGCCCTCTCGCGGACACCACGACCCCGACCCCGGTCGTCGGACCGCGGCGGGAGCCGACCCGACACCCCGGCCTCGACGCCCTGCGCGCGGTCGCGCTGACCGCCGTGATCCTCTTCCACGTCGCCCCGACGGCAGTGCCCGGCGGCTACGCAGGTGTCGACGTGTTCTTCGTCATCAGCGGCTTCCTCATCACCGATCTGATGCTGCGGGAGCACGAGGCTTCCGGCACGGTCCGGCTCGGCATGTTCGCAGCCCGGCGTGCCCGGCGGCTCATCCCGGCCGCGATGGTCCTGGTGCTGGTCGCCACGTCGTGCGCCGTCGTCCTCGGCGGCGACGTGCTGGTGGGCTTGCCCGCCCAGCTGCTGGGCATGGCGCTCTTCGTGACGAACTGGCAGATGCTGCTCGGAGGCGTCGACTACTTCCACCATGCCGGCTCGGGCCTCTTCGACAACTTCTGGTCCCTCGCGATCGAGGAGCAGTTCTACGTGGTCTGGCCTCTGGTGCTGGTGCTCCTCGTGCTGGCCGGACGGACGGTACGGGCCGGATGCCTCTGGGCGGCGGGGGCGCTCGCCGCAGCGGTCCCCCTCGTCCTCTCGTCGATGGGGATGCCGGACGCCGCCTACCTCGCCACCCCCTCCCACGCGTTCGGGTTGCTGGCAGGCGCGGCCCTCGCCGCATCGCTGCGGCAGCGGCAGCGGCAGATCCTGCCGGCGGCGGGAGCGGCTCGCGCCCGGTGCGCCTGGGTGGTCACGGGGTGCATCTCGCTGGTGGGCTTCGGCTGGCTGGTCGTGTCGCCCGTCGCCGCCGAGCCGTCCGCGCGTGCCGCGGTGACCGTCCTCGGCGCCGCCCTCGGCTCGACCATGGTGCTGGTCTGCGTGCGGTCGGGTGGGCGCCTCCTGGCGCACGTCGACGAGGGTCCCCTCGGGTGGGTCGGCCGACGCTCGTACGGGCTCTACCTCTGGCATCTGCCCATGGTCGTCCTCGCCGCGAGCGCCGTCCGTGGGGGCGACGCGTGGCAGGCAGCCACAGGCACGCTGGCCGCGATCGTGGTGTCCGTCGTCGCCGCGGCAGCGAGCTACAGGTGGGTGGAGCTCCCCGTGATGCGTCGGGGGTTCCGGCTGACGCTGCAGCGCCCCGCTGTCGCCATGCTCGCGGTCGTCCTGGTGATCGGCCTGGGGGCGTCGACCGCCGCCGCGGTCCATGCCGATCCCGGTCGGACCGAGGCGCAACGACTCGTCGAGGAGGGCAGCGCGGGACTCGGTCCCCGCGGCCACGGCGGCACGACGACCCCGACGACGCCCGGACCGGGTGGCGGCGTGCAGCTCGCACCACGACCCTCACCCGTCGTGACGCCGCAGGCGGACGCTCCTGCGACCGAGGCCCCCACCGCGCAGCCGGACCTGCCGTCGGGCGGAGTGGACGGCGCGTCCGTGGTCGCGGTCGGCGACTCGGTCATGCTCGCGTCCGGCGCAGCCCTCCAGCAGGCGTTCCCCGGCATCGCCATCGACGCGGCCGTGAGCCGCCAGCTCCCCCACGCTGCGGCGTTGATCCGCCGCCTCCTCGCGGACCGGCCTGCGGCGAGGGTGGTGATCATCGCGCTGGGCACGAACGGCGTCGGCACCAGCAGCGACCTCGCCGAGGCGATCGACGCCGCCGGGACCCGGGAGGTCGTCCTCGTGGACGTGGCGGGTCCGATGTCCTGGACGTCGAGCGTCAACGAGATGGTGCACGACGCCGCGCGAGATCGCCCGAACGTCCGTGTGGCCGGATGGCGGGCGGAGGCCATGGCGCATCCCGGCCTCCTGGCGCGGGACGGCATCCACCCAGGGCGTCGCGCTGCCGACCTGTACGCGTCGGCGATCGGCCGGGCGATCGACTCCTTCCGATGA
- a CDS encoding copper chaperone PCu(A)C, with protein MRTTTLTTTLTTSAILVLALSACGSPAEDAGAAPTAAPSAVGAVTATELEVDDAWVTSAETGMAAAFGTIRNDSAEDITIVSAASPASPMMELHETVADDAGEMVMRPRDGGFTVPAGGSLELAPGADHLMLMGLTSPLVAGDDIEVTLTLADGSAYDFRAPVKDFSGANETYEGDGGMDMDR; from the coding sequence ATGCGCACCACGACACTCACGACCACCCTCACGACGAGCGCGATCCTCGTCCTCGCCCTGAGCGCCTGCGGCAGCCCTGCCGAGGACGCCGGCGCCGCACCCACCGCGGCACCGTCCGCCGTCGGCGCGGTGACGGCGACCGAGCTCGAGGTCGACGACGCGTGGGTCACCTCCGCCGAGACCGGCATGGCCGCGGCCTTCGGCACGATCAGGAACGACTCCGCCGAGGACATCACCATCGTCTCCGCCGCATCCCCCGCGTCGCCCATGATGGAGCTGCACGAGACCGTCGCGGACGACGCCGGGGAGATGGTCATGCGGCCCCGGGACGGCGGCTTCACCGTCCCCGCCGGCGGCTCCCTGGAGCTCGCCCCCGGCGCGGACCACCTCATGCTGATGGGCCTCACCTCGCCCCTCGTCGCGGGCGACGACATCGAGGTCACCCTCACCCTCGCCGACGGCTCCGCGTACGACTTCCGCGCCCCCGTGAAGGACTTCTCCGGCGCGAACGAGACCTACGAGGGCGATGGCGGCATGGACATGGACCGGTGA
- a CDS encoding glycoside hydrolase family 3 protein: protein MDTKLSSDQRADRLLAQMTLEEKVTRLHGEFSGETAFYIAPLPRLGIPALLLTDAGAGVRVTNPTTNGGEATALPAPIALGATWDTDLATAYGDVLGTETRATGQNGLLGPTGDLVRDARWGRQFESLGEDPRLVSALLAAQVEAVQSHDVVATVKHPAAYTEETSRLAGGNVDVTERALREVYLAPIEAAIDAGVGSAMCSFNKVNDVYACESAEVFDILKKDYGFAGFIQTDYAAAHSTDTAANAGLDVEFPAGNYFGQALIDSVTAGRVSTATIDDKVHRVLRTMFEFGSFDTPIAITALPEAADGAVARKVAEAGTVLLKNGTPAGAKTPVLPLSSSIRSLAVIGADADALATGGGSSVVKPTYSVTPLDALTARAGTGVKVTYAEGTDPVGPAHTLSGAAVPSSVLAPLGQPTATGLTAEYWFNSDRSGAPAVTRNEDQIALSGGFLALSGLYGSSVPKVPGYEFGGPLSARWTGTITAPATGRYALSLTGFGSARLFLDGKQVVDASDPHVVRTDTGAALELRAGEAHDLRVEYVNNAYDPDQESAADLVMTWTHPDGIVTPAVAQAVAAAKASEVAVVVARDYVGEGRDKSTLTLANEQDALIGAVVKANPRTVVVLTTSGSVNTPWAAQVPAVVEAWYGGQEQGNAIASVLFGDVNPSGKLPVTFATSDSATPTSDVASFPGIDRTATISDGVNIGYRAYKAEGIAPQFAFGHGLSYTTFGYSGFKATTSGKPVKNGGTADVSVTVDLRNTGARAGTETVQVYVGALPTSVQTPPQQLAGFAKVDLAKGASTKVKVALDSRAFSYWDSAADRWVTPTGTVPVYVGTSSGDIRQQGTVTIR, encoded by the coding sequence ATGGACACGAAGCTGTCCTCCGACCAGCGCGCCGACCGGCTCCTCGCGCAGATGACCCTCGAGGAGAAGGTCACCCGCCTGCACGGCGAGTTCAGCGGCGAGACCGCCTTCTACATCGCGCCGCTTCCCCGACTCGGCATCCCGGCGCTGCTCCTCACCGACGCCGGAGCCGGGGTCCGGGTCACGAACCCCACGACCAACGGCGGCGAGGCGACCGCGCTCCCGGCCCCCATCGCCCTCGGCGCGACGTGGGACACCGACCTCGCCACCGCCTACGGCGACGTGCTGGGCACCGAGACCCGCGCGACCGGCCAGAACGGACTGCTCGGCCCGACCGGCGACCTCGTGCGCGATGCGCGCTGGGGACGCCAGTTCGAGTCGCTCGGCGAGGATCCGCGACTCGTCTCCGCGCTGCTCGCCGCCCAGGTCGAGGCCGTGCAGTCCCACGACGTGGTGGCCACGGTGAAGCATCCGGCGGCCTACACCGAGGAGACCAGCCGTCTCGCCGGCGGCAACGTCGACGTCACCGAGCGCGCTCTCCGCGAGGTCTACCTCGCTCCCATCGAGGCGGCCATCGACGCCGGCGTCGGCTCGGCCATGTGCTCCTTCAACAAGGTCAACGACGTCTACGCGTGCGAGAGCGCCGAGGTCTTCGACATCCTCAAGAAGGACTACGGCTTCGCCGGCTTCATCCAGACGGACTACGCCGCCGCGCACAGCACGGACACGGCCGCGAACGCCGGCCTCGACGTCGAGTTCCCCGCCGGGAACTACTTCGGCCAGGCCCTCATCGACTCCGTCACGGCGGGGCGCGTGAGCACGGCCACCATCGACGACAAGGTGCACCGCGTCCTCCGCACCATGTTCGAGTTCGGGTCGTTCGACACCCCCATCGCGATCACCGCCCTCCCCGAGGCGGCGGACGGCGCCGTCGCCCGCAAGGTCGCCGAAGCCGGCACGGTGCTGCTGAAGAACGGCACGCCCGCCGGAGCGAAGACCCCGGTCCTCCCGCTGTCCTCGTCGATCAGGTCCCTCGCGGTGATCGGTGCCGACGCGGATGCCCTGGCCACGGGTGGCGGAAGCTCGGTCGTCAAGCCGACGTACTCCGTGACGCCCCTGGACGCTCTGACGGCTCGTGCCGGCACGGGCGTGAAGGTGACGTACGCGGAGGGGACCGACCCGGTCGGCCCCGCGCACACCCTCAGCGGCGCTGCCGTGCCCTCCTCGGTGCTCGCTCCCCTCGGGCAGCCCACCGCGACGGGCCTGACCGCCGAGTACTGGTTCAACTCCGACCGCTCCGGCGCTCCCGCCGTCACGCGCAACGAGGACCAGATCGCCCTCAGCGGCGGGTTCCTCGCGCTGAGCGGCCTGTACGGATCCTCCGTCCCGAAGGTGCCCGGCTACGAGTTCGGCGGACCGCTGTCCGCCCGCTGGACGGGCACCATCACCGCTCCGGCCACGGGTCGGTACGCCCTGTCGCTGACCGGCTTCGGCAGCGCGAGGCTCTTCCTCGACGGCAAGCAGGTCGTCGACGCATCGGACCCGCACGTGGTGCGCACCGACACGGGAGCCGCTCTGGAGCTGCGCGCCGGCGAGGCGCACGACCTCCGCGTCGAGTACGTGAACAACGCGTACGACCCCGACCAGGAGAGCGCCGCCGACCTGGTCATGACCTGGACGCACCCGGACGGCATCGTCACCCCCGCCGTCGCCCAGGCCGTGGCTGCGGCCAAGGCCTCGGAGGTCGCCGTCGTCGTCGCTCGCGACTACGTCGGCGAGGGTCGGGACAAGTCGACCCTGACGCTGGCCAACGAGCAGGACGCTCTCATCGGCGCCGTCGTGAAGGCCAACCCCCGCACCGTCGTCGTGCTCACCACGAGCGGCTCGGTGAACACCCCGTGGGCGGCTCAGGTCCCCGCGGTCGTCGAGGCGTGGTACGGCGGGCAGGAGCAGGGCAACGCCATCGCCTCCGTGCTCTTCGGGGACGTGAACCCCTCCGGCAAGCTGCCGGTGACCTTCGCCACGAGCGACAGCGCCACCCCGACCTCGGACGTCGCGTCGTTCCCGGGCATCGATCGCACGGCGACCATCTCGGACGGCGTGAACATCGGGTACCGCGCGTACAAGGCCGAGGGCATCGCTCCGCAGTTCGCCTTCGGTCACGGGCTCAGCTACACGACGTTCGGCTACTCCGGGTTCAAGGCGACCACCTCCGGCAAGCCGGTGAAGAACGGCGGCACGGCCGACGTGTCCGTGACGGTCGACCTGAGGAACACCGGCGCCCGCGCGGGAACCGAGACGGTGCAGGTCTACGTGGGAGCGCTGCCGACCTCGGTCCAGACGCCTCCGCAGCAGCTCGCCGGCTTCGCGAAGGTCGACCTCGCCAAGGGAGCGTCCACCAAGGTCAAGGTCGCGCTCGACTCCCGCGCCTTCTCCTACTGGGACAGCGCCGCCGACCGCTGGGTCACGCCGACCGGGACCGTCCCGGTGTACGTCGGCACGTCCTCGGGCGACATCCGTCAGCAGGGGACCGTCACGATCCGATAG
- a CDS encoding sensor histidine kinase, producing MSLPRTRDALAHAVRKHPNAVDVAIVAAAASFSVPLLLLGPDAPTVLAAATACLGLFLRRRLPWVCLVLTIPAFMIGVALVPVMIAQLQIGLVRRRRWHAYAASLGVGVAFGAVGGSVTIETFLQLVMYVSPFTAMPTMLGDILRERRIVAMQLEELHAAQALGQSQAAEMALARERAVLAREMHDVVSHQVSLIAVQAGALQVASEDPKAKAVARVIRGLSTVTLDELRSMVGVLRSTGGTDRVTAPQPTVDDLPALIASSGMDVTCSLDLPVGLSPAAQRAVYRTVQEGLTNARKHSTGGAVTVTGWHEADEVVVDIHAGVATEPLLDLPSGGYGLTGMRERAQLLGGTLTSGTRPDGSHDLRLRLPV from the coding sequence GTGAGCCTCCCGCGCACGCGGGACGCGCTCGCGCACGCTGTCCGGAAGCACCCGAACGCGGTCGACGTCGCGATCGTCGCTGCCGCGGCATCCTTCTCCGTCCCGTTGCTGCTGCTCGGTCCGGATGCGCCGACCGTGCTCGCCGCCGCGACGGCGTGCCTCGGGCTGTTCCTGCGTCGGCGCCTCCCGTGGGTGTGCCTCGTCCTGACGATCCCCGCCTTCATGATCGGGGTGGCGCTGGTGCCCGTCATGATCGCGCAGCTCCAGATCGGCCTCGTCCGTCGGAGGCGATGGCACGCGTACGCCGCGAGTCTCGGGGTGGGCGTGGCCTTCGGCGCCGTCGGCGGATCCGTGACGATCGAGACCTTCCTCCAGCTGGTCATGTACGTCTCCCCGTTCACGGCCATGCCGACGATGCTCGGGGACATCCTGCGTGAGCGTCGCATCGTCGCGATGCAGTTGGAGGAGCTGCACGCGGCGCAGGCCCTCGGGCAGAGCCAGGCGGCGGAGATGGCGCTGGCGCGGGAGCGCGCCGTGCTGGCACGGGAGATGCACGACGTGGTGTCGCATCAGGTCAGCCTCATCGCCGTGCAGGCCGGCGCGCTGCAGGTCGCCTCCGAGGACCCGAAGGCGAAGGCCGTCGCACGCGTGATCCGAGGGCTCAGCACGGTCACCCTGGACGAGCTCCGGTCGATGGTCGGCGTGCTGCGCAGCACGGGAGGCACCGACCGCGTCACCGCGCCGCAGCCGACCGTCGACGACCTCCCGGCGCTCATCGCATCCAGCGGCATGGACGTCACGTGCTCCCTGGATCTGCCCGTCGGCCTCAGCCCCGCCGCGCAACGCGCCGTGTACCGGACCGTGCAGGAGGGCCTCACCAACGCCCGCAAGCACTCGACCGGCGGCGCGGTCACCGTGACCGGGTGGCACGAGGCGGATGAGGTCGTCGTCGACATCCACGCCGGCGTCGCGACCGAGCCGCTCCTCGACCTCCCGAGCGGCGGCTACGGACTCACCGGCATGCGTGAGCGGGCGCAGCTCCTCGGCGGCACGCTCACGAGCGGCACCCGCCCCGACGGCTCGCACGACCTCCGGCTCCGTCTCCCGGTCTGA
- a CDS encoding MBL fold metallo-hydrolase, which translates to MHGTRSARTPTIVEVESDVFLVQGTHVNWTILSEGSAMTLVDTGYPRDGDAVLASLAEVRRRTGARDLEAVLITHGHADHIGGLGRVLAAMPNTPRVLCSPLETGHVRREYVQQVTLGQALRHAHDPRVLGWLLAAVRHGGLEEVGFPDVREFRVDAVVDVPGRPASLATAGHTTGHTSFSVERAGVLITGDALITGHATSREAGPQMLHDMFNADEDTTRSTFERLAAWPRPVRYVPGHGPVMASPHA; encoded by the coding sequence ATGCACGGGACCCGCAGCGCACGCACCCCCACGATCGTCGAGGTCGAGTCGGACGTGTTCCTCGTCCAGGGGACGCACGTCAACTGGACCATCCTCTCGGAGGGGTCGGCCATGACGCTCGTGGACACCGGGTACCCGCGGGACGGCGACGCGGTCCTCGCCAGCCTGGCGGAGGTCCGCAGGCGCACGGGCGCACGCGACCTCGAGGCCGTCCTCATCACGCACGGTCACGCCGATCACATCGGCGGCCTCGGGCGCGTCCTCGCCGCGATGCCCAACACGCCCCGCGTCCTCTGCTCGCCCCTCGAGACGGGCCACGTCCGCCGCGAGTACGTCCAGCAGGTGACGCTCGGCCAGGCACTGCGCCACGCGCACGACCCGCGTGTGCTCGGGTGGCTGCTCGCCGCGGTGCGGCACGGCGGCCTCGAGGAGGTCGGGTTCCCGGATGTCCGGGAGTTCCGTGTCGATGCCGTCGTCGACGTCCCCGGTCGGCCGGCATCCCTCGCGACCGCGGGACACACCACGGGGCACACCTCCTTCTCCGTCGAGCGCGCCGGCGTCCTGATCACGGGGGACGCGCTCATCACCGGTCACGCGACGTCGAGGGAAGCCGGCCCCCAGATGCTCCACGACATGTTCAACGCGGATGAGGACACCACCCGGTCGACGTTCGAACGGCTGGCGGCGTGGCCCCGCCCGGTCCGCTACGTCCCCGGACACGGGCCCGTGATGGCGTCCCCGCACGCCTGA
- a CDS encoding copper resistance CopC family protein, producing MTPISRAHPRRRRPRTPRAARALVPAVLLAIAAAVGPALAASAHDSIIATTPADGAHVDTAPARVSMVYTDSLIEVGAAVAVVDEDGTDWADGPVTLTGPDAVQPLRAGMPDGTYEVRWRVVSRDGHPIAGAYGFTVGDADPAAPADDAARGDAAGRGDAAAAADAAAATRGPEPTAATGSASAAPAGDDTAGGSAGRTVGIGALGALVGIGAYVAVTRYRGRRRTT from the coding sequence GTGACGCCGATCAGCCGCGCCCACCCCCGCCGTCGGCGTCCACGGACGCCGCGCGCCGCCCGCGCGCTGGTGCCGGCCGTGCTGCTGGCGATCGCCGCCGCCGTCGGCCCCGCGCTCGCCGCGTCGGCGCACGACAGCATCATCGCCACCACCCCGGCTGACGGCGCCCACGTCGACACCGCTCCCGCACGGGTGTCGATGGTCTACACCGACAGCCTCATCGAGGTCGGCGCAGCCGTCGCCGTGGTCGATGAGGACGGCACGGATTGGGCGGACGGACCCGTCACCCTGACCGGCCCCGACGCCGTCCAGCCCCTGCGCGCCGGCATGCCCGACGGGACGTACGAGGTCCGGTGGCGCGTCGTCTCCCGCGACGGGCACCCCATCGCCGGCGCCTACGGGTTCACCGTCGGCGACGCGGACCCCGCCGCTCCAGCCGACGACGCCGCGAGAGGCGATGCCGCCGGGAGAGGCGATGCCGCCGCGGCCGCCGACGCCGCCGCGGCGACGCGGGGCCCGGAGCCGACAGCCGCGACGGGCTCCGCGTCCGCCGCACCGGCCGGCGACGACACCGCCGGCGGCTCCGCCGGCCGCACCGTCGGCATCGGCGCGCTCGGTGCGCTCGTCGGCATCGGTGCGTACGTCGCCGTCACCCGGTACCGCGGCCGCCGCCGCACCACCTGA
- a CDS encoding cytochrome c oxidase assembly protein gives MPSHSPLPSVDPETHADDPVFEQRTLSLPRIRSRDVLLWGSLPLAVAVMLLAAAFTGATARTLLVYPGDFVTYALPTARVVHDAAASSTIGLLVVAAFALPGQRRHPGMAGFAQWTATRWAFRAAAVWLAASIAVLALSGANVIGVPLTSPTFRGQFGYFALQLELGQTLLASLICVAIAFGVSAWTRRTSGIGIAAGAALASLLPLSLSGHAAGTYEHANAVNSLGIHLLGVTVWAGGLVAVILCQGLAKSALPTVVGRYSMLAGWSFAAVALSGIVNASLRIGTPLDLVTTAYGALLLVKTALLVVLGLAGFAHRRIVIPGLVRDATRRTAFIRLAVGEVVVMSVAMGISVALSRSEPPVPQTTIADVDPLASLIGFTFPDPVTPLRMLTAFHPDFLFLSVAAVMAGLYLAGAARLRRRGDAWSAARTVPWLLGCAMLVYATSGGPGVYGAVHFSTHMVQHMLLMMYVPPLLVLGAPVLLILRVLPARQDGSRGVREWVLAATHSRYAQVVTHPVVAAVVFAGSLVAFYYTPWFAWSLSTHQGHMIMSVHFLISGYLFFFVLIGVDPGPRRPAHPIRLMLLLATMAFHAFFGLAIMSGTEILALDWWHQLGLEPDAQLLADQAVGGGIAWGAGELPVVLVALMVVRQWSTSETRAAKRYDRAAARDGDAELRAYNARLSALDERTHDPRRTP, from the coding sequence GTGCCCTCGCACTCCCCCCTGCCCTCCGTCGATCCCGAGACCCACGCAGACGATCCCGTCTTCGAGCAACGGACCCTGTCCCTCCCCCGCATCCGCTCACGCGACGTCCTGCTGTGGGGATCCCTGCCGCTCGCGGTCGCCGTGATGCTGCTCGCCGCCGCCTTCACCGGCGCGACGGCCCGGACGCTGCTGGTCTACCCCGGCGACTTCGTCACCTACGCCCTGCCCACCGCGCGCGTGGTCCACGACGCCGCCGCCTCGTCCACGATCGGCCTGCTCGTGGTGGCCGCGTTCGCGCTCCCGGGGCAGAGGAGGCACCCCGGCATGGCGGGCTTCGCGCAGTGGACGGCGACCCGATGGGCCTTCCGCGCCGCCGCCGTGTGGCTGGCCGCCAGCATCGCCGTGCTCGCGCTCTCGGGCGCCAACGTCATCGGGGTCCCCCTCACCTCCCCCACTTTCCGCGGCCAGTTCGGCTACTTCGCGCTCCAGCTCGAGCTCGGTCAGACGCTCCTCGCGTCGCTGATCTGCGTCGCGATCGCCTTCGGCGTGAGCGCGTGGACGCGGCGCACGTCGGGGATCGGCATCGCGGCCGGCGCGGCCCTGGCATCGCTGCTCCCCCTGTCGCTGTCCGGTCACGCCGCCGGGACGTACGAGCACGCGAACGCCGTGAACAGCCTCGGGATCCACCTCCTCGGCGTCACCGTCTGGGCCGGAGGGCTGGTCGCCGTCATCCTCTGCCAGGGCCTCGCGAAGAGCGCGCTGCCGACGGTCGTCGGCCGCTACTCGATGCTCGCCGGCTGGTCGTTCGCCGCCGTCGCGCTGTCGGGGATCGTCAACGCGTCCCTGCGGATCGGGACGCCCCTGGATCTCGTCACCACCGCCTACGGGGCGCTGCTGCTGGTGAAGACGGCGCTGCTCGTCGTGCTCGGTCTCGCCGGCTTCGCGCACCGCCGCATCGTGATCCCCGGCCTCGTCCGGGACGCGACCCGCCGCACCGCGTTCATCCGGCTCGCCGTCGGGGAGGTCGTGGTCATGTCCGTCGCCATGGGGATCTCCGTCGCCCTGTCCCGCAGCGAGCCGCCCGTGCCGCAGACGACGATCGCGGACGTCGACCCGCTGGCGTCGCTCATCGGCTTCACGTTCCCCGACCCCGTGACCCCGCTGCGGATGCTCACCGCCTTCCACCCGGACTTCCTGTTCCTCAGCGTCGCCGCGGTGATGGCCGGCCTCTACCTGGCCGGCGCGGCGCGCCTGCGCCGCCGGGGCGATGCGTGGTCCGCGGCTCGTACGGTCCCGTGGCTGCTCGGCTGCGCGATGCTCGTCTACGCCACCAGCGGCGGGCCCGGCGTGTACGGGGCCGTGCACTTCAGCACGCACATGGTCCAGCACATGCTGCTGATGATGTACGTGCCGCCGCTGCTCGTGCTCGGCGCGCCCGTGCTCCTCATCCTGCGGGTGCTGCCCGCGCGGCAGGACGGCAGCCGCGGCGTCCGCGAGTGGGTGCTCGCCGCCACGCACTCCCGGTACGCGCAGGTGGTGACGCACCCGGTCGTCGCCGCGGTCGTGTTCGCGGGGAGCCTCGTCGCGTTCTACTACACGCCCTGGTTCGCGTGGTCCCTCTCCACCCACCAGGGGCACATGATCATGAGCGTCCACTTCCTGATCAGCGGGTACCTGTTCTTCTTCGTCCTCATCGGCGTCGACCCGGGACCCCGCCGCCCGGCGCACCCGATCCGGCTGATGCTCCTGCTCGCCACGATGGCGTTCCACGCGTTCTTCGGCCTCGCGATCATGTCCGGCACCGAGATCCTCGCCCTCGACTGGTGGCACCAGCTGGGGCTCGAGCCCGACGCGCAGCTCCTCGCCGACCAGGCCGTCGGCGGCGGCATCGCCTGGGGTGCCGGCGAGCTGCCCGTGGTCCTGGTCGCCCTCATGGTGGTGCGCCAGTGGTCCACCTCCGAGACCCGCGCCGCGAAGCGCTACGACCGGGCGGCGGCACGCGACGGCGACGCCGAGCTCCGCGCCTACAACGCCCGCCTGTCCGCCCTCGACGAGCGCACCCACGACCCCAGGAGGACCCCGTGA
- a CDS encoding response regulator transcription factor, with product MDADPVIRVVVVDDESLVRSGISLVLDSSPRITVSAAVSSGTAIDTIREHAPDVVLLDIRMPDPDGLTILRDLMAEPAPPAVAMLTTFGPDETVLEALHRGASGFLLKDTDPEQLVRHVLTLAAGGLVLAPGLRPGRLFRSPDDSAQAASVADLTEREAAVLGALARGLSNAEIGAECGLRLGTVKETVSSVISALGVGSRVEAAIVAARAGLVPRP from the coding sequence ATGGACGCCGATCCGGTCATCCGCGTCGTCGTCGTCGACGACGAGTCGCTCGTGCGCTCCGGCATCTCGCTCGTGCTCGACTCATCCCCCCGCATCACCGTGTCGGCAGCCGTCTCGAGCGGGACCGCGATCGACACCATCCGTGAGCACGCGCCCGACGTGGTGCTCCTCGACATCCGGATGCCCGATCCCGACGGTCTGACGATCCTGCGGGACCTGATGGCCGAGCCCGCTCCGCCCGCGGTCGCCATGCTCACGACGTTCGGCCCGGATGAGACCGTCCTCGAGGCGCTGCACCGGGGCGCGTCCGGCTTCCTGCTGAAGGACACGGATCCGGAGCAGCTCGTGCGGCATGTGCTCACGCTCGCCGCCGGCGGGCTGGTCCTCGCGCCGGGGCTGCGGCCCGGGAGGCTGTTCCGCTCCCCCGACGACTCGGCTCAGGCCGCATCGGTCGCGGATCTCACGGAGCGCGAAGCCGCCGTGCTGGGGGCGCTCGCCCGCGGCCTCTCCAACGCGGAGATCGGCGCGGAGTGCGGGTTGAGGCTGGGAACCGTGAAGGAGACCGTCAGCTCGGTCATCTCCGCTCTCGGCGTGGGTTCCCGTGTGGAGGCGGCGATCGTCGCCGCTCGCGCGGGGCTGGTGCCGCGCCCGTGA
- a CDS encoding nuclear transport factor 2 family protein, translating into MSTATHEIQQVIARYGWALDAHDHDALAALHHEDAEWTFAVGSHVVMGPLRGRDAIIALASTAPDGPPVQQRHVLTNIVVSDTLNGTSRATAYLTLIAAHDATPVIAATGTATFTLRETEGTWSIEMLLISFDNPPLPR; encoded by the coding sequence ATGAGCACCGCGACCCACGAGATCCAGCAGGTCATCGCGCGATACGGCTGGGCGCTCGACGCGCACGACCACGACGCCCTCGCAGCACTGCATCATGAGGACGCCGAATGGACGTTCGCGGTCGGGTCCCACGTCGTCATGGGCCCACTCCGCGGGCGAGACGCCATCATCGCCTTGGCTTCCACTGCCCCGGACGGCCCACCGGTCCAGCAGCGTCACGTACTGACGAACATCGTCGTCTCGGACACGTTGAATGGGACGAGTCGGGCGACCGCCTACCTGACCCTGATCGCCGCCCATGACGCAACGCCGGTCATCGCGGCGACAGGCACGGCCACCTTCACGCTGAGGGAGACCGAGGGGACATGGAGCATCGAGATGCTCCTCATCTCCTTCGACAATCCACCCCTCCCCCGCTGA